In Scomber japonicus isolate fScoJap1 chromosome 21, fScoJap1.pri, whole genome shotgun sequence, one DNA window encodes the following:
- the cldn11b gene encoding claudin-11b produces the protein MAHVCRQITGSVASCTGWVGVIIATATNDWVRTCDYTVATCIRMDELGSRGLWAECVISPALYHCVALNQILTLPAYIQTSRALMVCACLLGLPAMLLMLMGLPFVRLQHDTSAIKLRRARVGGVLILLMAVCGIVSTVWFPIGVHQAEGLMSFGFSLYAGWVGSALCLLGGTLSLCSQGGDPGTPSRENSFYYSRQRGTAMPTPFDPPANHAKSALV, from the exons atggcGCACGTATGCAGGCAGATCACCGGCAGCGTGGCCAGCTGCACGGGCTGGGTCGGGGTCATCATCGCCACGGCCACCAACGACTGGGTCCGGACCTGCGACTACACGGTGGCCACCTGCATCCGCATGGACGAGCTGGGCTCCCGGGGCCTCTGGGCCGAGTGCGTCATCTCTCCGGCGCTGTACCACTGTGTGGCCCTCAATCAGATCCTCACTCTGCCCG cctacATTCAGACGTCCCGTGCTCTGATGGTCTGTGCTTGTCTGCTGGGCCTTCCTGCGATGCTGCTGATGCTCATGGGGTTGCCCTTCGTCCGCCTGCAGCACGACACCTCTGCCATCAAGCTGCGCCGAGCCCGAGTGGGAGGCGTCCTCATACTCCTCATGG CTGTTTGTGGCATCGTGTCGACAGTCTGGTTCCCGATCGGCGTCCACCAAGCCGAGGGTCTGATGTCCTTCGGCTTCTCTCTGTACGCCGGCTGGGTCGGCTCCGCTCTCTGTCTCCTCGGTGGCACCTTGAGTCTGTGTTCCCAAGGCGGTGACCCCGGGACCCCGAGCAGAGAGAACAGCTTTTACTACTCCAGACAGCGAGGCACGGCCATGCCTACACCCTTCGACCCGCCCGCCAACCATGCCAAGAGCGCCTTGGTGTGA